A single Musa acuminata AAA Group cultivar baxijiao chromosome BXJ2-1, Cavendish_Baxijiao_AAA, whole genome shotgun sequence DNA region contains:
- the LOC135599116 gene encoding clathrin heavy chain 1-like isoform X2, producing MAAANAPIVMREVLTLPSIGINSQFITFTHVTMESDKYICVRETSPQNSVVIVDMNMPMQPLRRPITADSALMNPNSRILALKAQIPGTTQDHLQVFNIEAKTKIKSHQMPEQVVFWKWITPKMLGLVTQTSVYHWSIEGESEPVKMFDRAANLTNNQIINYKCDPTEKWLVLIGIAPGVPERPQLVKGNMQLFSVEQQRSQALEAHAASFASFKVVGNEKPSILICFASKTSNAGQISSKLHIIELGAQPGKPGFTKKQADLFFPPDFADDFPVAMQISQKYSLIYVITKLGLLFVYDLDTATAVYRNRISPDPIFLTTEASNVGGFYAVNRRGQVLLATVNEATIVPFVSGQLNNLELAVNLAKRGNLPGAENLVVQRFQELFSQTKYKEAAELAAESPQGILRTPETVAKFQSVPVQAGQTPPLLQYFGTLLTKGKLNAFESLELSRLVVNQNKKNLLENWLAEDKLECSEELGDLVKTVDNDLALKIYIKARATPKVVAAFAERREFDKILIYSNQVGYTPDYLFLLQTILRSDPQAAVNFALMMSQMEGGCPVDYNTITDLFLQRNMIREATRFLLDVLKPNLPEHAFLQTKVLEINLVTYPNVADAILANGMFSHYDRPRIAQLCEKAGLYVRALQHYTELPDIKRVIVNTQAIEPQALVEFFGTLSKEWALECMKDLLLVNLRGNLQIIVQTAKEYSEQLGVDACIKLFEQFKSYEGLYFFLGSYLSSSEDSDIHFKYIEAAAKTGQLKEVERVTRESNFYDPEKTKNFLMEAKLPDARPLINVCDRFGFVPDLTHYLYTNNMLRYIEGYVQKVNPGNAPLVVGQLLDDECPEDFIKGLILSVRSLLPVEPLVAECEKRNRLRLLTQFLEHLVSEGSQDVHVHNALGKIIIDSNNNPEHFLTTNPYYDSRVVGKYCEKRDPTLAVVAYRRGQCDDELINVTNKNSLFKLQARYVVERMDADLWEKVLQPENEYRRQLIDQVVSTALPESKSPEQVSAAVKAFMTADLPHELIELLEKIVLQNSAFSGNFNLQNLLILTAIKADPPRVMDYINRLDNFDGPAVGEVAVEAQLYEEAFAIFKKFNLNVQAVNVLLDNIQSIERAVEFAFRVEEDAVWSQVAKAQLREGLVSDAIESFIRADDETQFHDVIRAAEDANVYHDLVKYLLMVRQKVKEPKVDGELIFAYAKIDRLGEIEEFILMPNVANLQNVGDRLFDDALYEAAKIIFAFISNWAKLACTLVKLKQFQGAVDAARKANSSKTWKEVCFACVDAEEFRLAQICGLNIIIQVDDLEEVSDYYQNRGCFNELISLMESGLGLERAHMGIFTELGVLYARYRPEKLMEHIKLFSTRLNIPKLIRVCDEQHHWKELTYLYIQYDEFDNAATTIMNHSPDAWDHMQFKDVIVKVANVELYYKAVHFYLQEHPDLINDVLHVLALRVDHTRVVDIMRKAGYLHIVKPYMVAVQSNNVAAVNEALNEIYVEEEDYDRLRESVDLHDNFDQIGLAQRIEKHELLEMRRIAAYIYKKAGRWKQSIALSKKDNLYKDAMETCSQSGDRELSEELLVYFIEQGKKECFASCLFICYDLIRPDVALELAWMNNMIDFAFPYLLQFIREYTSKVDDLVKDKIEAQNEVKSKEKEEKDLVAQQNMYAQLLPLALPAPPMPGMGAPSMGGSYPVPPPMPGMGMPPMPPFGMPPMGSY from the exons ATGGCCGCTGCCAACGCCCCAATCGTGATGCGGGAGGTCCTGACG CTTCCGAGCATCGGGATCAATTCTCAGTTCATCACGTTTACGCACGTTACGATGGAATCGGATAAGTATATATGCGTCAGGGAGACCTCTCCGCAGAATAGCGTGGTTATTGTCGATATGAACATGCCCATGCAGCCGTTGAGGAGACCAATCACTGCTGACTCTGCTTTGATGAATCCCAACAGCAGGATTCTTGCTCTCAAGG CTCAAATACCTGGAACCACTCAGGATCACTTGCAGGTATTCAATATTGAGGCAAAGACTAAAATTAAATCTCATCAGATGCCTGAGCAG GTGGTCTTTTGGAAGTGGATCACCCCAAAGATGTTGGGTCTGGTTACGCAAACTTCAGTCTATCATTGGTCAATAGAAG GTGAATCAGAGCCTGTTAAAATGTTTGATAGGGCTGCTAATTTGACAaacaatcaaatcattaactacaAGTGTGATCCCACTGAGAAATGGCTGGTTCTTATTGGAATTGCACCAGGTGTTCCAGAG AGACCACAACTGGTTAAAGGCAATATGCAGCTTTTTTCTGTGGAGCAGCAGCGCAGTCAGGCACTTGAGGCACATGCAGCATCCTTCGCATCATTTAAG GTGGTTGGGAATGAGAAACCATCCATTCTTATTTGTTTTGCCTCAAAGACAAGTAATGCTGGACAAATTAGTTCAAAGTTGCATATTATTGAACTAGGAGCCCAACCAG GAAAACCAGGTTTCACAAAGAAACAAGCAGATCTGTTCTTCCCACCAGATTTTGCAGATGACTTTCCTGTGGCAATGCAG ATCTCCCAAAAGTACAGTTTGATATACGTCATCACAAAGCTTGGCCTGTTGTTTGTGTATGATCTGGACACAGCAACAGCAGTTTACAGAAATCGAATTAGTCCAGATCCTATATTTCTTACAACAGAGGCTTCAAATGTGGGTGGCTTTTATGCAGTCAATAGGAGGGGCCAGGTTCTTCTGGCTACTGTCAATGAAGCAACCATTGTGCCATTTGTTAGTGGCCAA TTGAACAATCTTGAGCTTGCTGTTAACCTTGCCAAACGAGGGAACCTTCCTGGAGCAGAGAATTTG GTTGTGCAAAGATTCCAAGAACTATTTTCCCAGACAAAGTATAAGGAAGCTGCTGAGCTTGCTGCAGAATCTCCGCAAGGCATTCTTCGAACTCCAGAGACTGTTGCAAAGTTTCAG AGTGTTCCAGTTCAAGCTGGGCAAACACCACCACTGTTGCAGTATTTTGGAACATTATTAACAAAAGGAAAGCTTAATGCTTTTGAGTCTTTGGAGCTATCTCGCCTTGTTGTGAACCAGAACAAAAAGAATCTACTGGAAAATTGGTTGGCTGAAGACAAGCTTGAGTGCAGTGAAGAACTTGGGGATCTTGTGAAG ACCGTGGACAATGATCTTGCACTGAAAATCTATATAAAAGCAAGGGCTACTCCTAAAGTTGTTGCTGCTTTTGCGGAAAGAAGGGAGTTTGATAAGATTCTTATTTACTCAAATCAG GTTGGCTACACGCCAGATTATCTCTTCCTTCTGCAGACCATTCTGAGGTCAGATCCTCAG GCAGCAGTTAATTTTGCTCTAATGATGTCACAAATGGAGGGAGGCTGCCCAGTGGATTACAATACAATTACTGATCTTTTTCTTCAG AGAAATATGATTCGAGAGGCAACAAGGTTCCTGTTAGATGTCCTGAAGCCCAATCTTCCTGAGCATGCTTTTCTCCAAACCAAG GTTTTAGAGATCAATTTGGTGACATATCCAAATGTTGCAGATGCGATATTGGCTAATGGAATGTTCAGTCACTATGATCGCCCTAGGATTGCTCAGTTATGTGAAAAGGCTGGTTTATATGTGCGAGCTCTTCAG CATTACACAGAGTTGCCTGATATAAAACGTGTCATCGTGAACACTCAAGCCATTGAGCCACAG GCACTTGTCGAGTTCTTTGGGACACTTTCCAAGGAATGGGCACTGGAGTGTATGAAGGATCTTTTGCTTGTTAATTTGAGAGGCAACCTTCAGATAATTGTGCAG ACTGCCAAAGAATATTCTGAGCAGTTAGGTGTGGATGCCTGCATAaaactatttgagcaatttaagtCTTATGAAGGCCTTTACTTCTTTTTGGGATCTTATTTAAGCTCCAG TGAGGATTCTGATATACACTTCAAGTATATCGAGGCTGCAGCAAAAACTGGACAGTTAAAAGAAGTTGAACGTGTAACAAGGGAATCTAACTTCTATGATCCCGAAAAAACAAAGAATTTCCTGATGGAAGCCAAACTTCCAGATGCAAGACCCCTGATCAATGTTTGTGACCGTTTTGGTTTTGTTCCAGACTTGACTCACTATTTATATACGAACAACATGCTTCGATATATTGAAGGCTATGTACAAAAG GTAAATCCAGGAAATGCTCCGTTGGTTGTCGGGCAGTTGCTAGATGATGAATGTCCTGAAGATTTTATTAAAGGTCTGATTCTTTCCGTCCGTTCTCTCCTGCCAGTTGAACCTCTTGTGGCTGAGTGTGAGAAAAG GAATCGTCTGCGGTTGCTCACACAATTTCTGGAACATCTTGTCAGCGAAGGGAGCCAGGATGTGCATGTCCATAATGCACTGGGAAAGATTATCATAGACAGCAATAATAATCCAGAGCATTTTCTAACTACTAATCCATACTATGATTCACGTGTTGTTGGTAAATATTGTGAAAAGCGGGACCCTACTCTTGCAGTTGTTGCATACAGACGAGGTCAATGTGATGATGAACTAATAAATGTCACTAACAAAAATTCACTGTTCAAATTGCAAGCCAG ATATGTTGTCGAGAGGATGGATGCCGATTTATGGGAGAAAGTCCTCCAACCAGAAAATGAATACAGAAGACAACTCATTGATCAAGTTGTTTCGACTGCTTTGCCTGAGAGCAAGAGCCCTGAGCAAGTCTCTGCTGCTGTTAAAGCTTTCATGACCGCTGATCTTCCACATGAACTTATTGAACTACTTGAGAAGATTGTGCTACAGAATTCTGCCTTCAGTGGGAATTTCAATCTGCAAAACCTGCTGATATTAACAGCTATTAAAGCAGATCCACCTAGGGTCATGGATTACATTAATAGATTAGACAATTTTGATGGCCCAGCAGTTGGTGAGGTAGCAGTTGAAGCACAATTATATGAAGAAGCCTTTGCCATCTTCAAGAAATTCAACTTAAATGTGCAGGCTGTCAATGTCCTTCTGGACAACATCCAAAGCATAGAGCGGGCTGTAGAATTTGCTTTCCGTGTTGAGGAAGATGCTGTATGGAGCCAGGTTGCAAAAGCTCAGTTACGGGAAGGGTTAGTAAGTGATGCAATTGAGTCATTCATTCGTGCAGATGATGAAACACAGTTCCATGATGTTATTCGGGCTGCTGAAGATGCTAATGTTTACCATGACTTGGTGAAGTACTTGTTGATGGTGAGGCAAAAGGTTAAAGAGCCGAAAGTGGATGGTGAACTGATATTTGCATATGCTAAGATTGATAGGCTAGGTGAAATTGAGGAGTTCATTCTAATGCCAAATGTTGCTAATCTTCAAAACGTCGGCGACCGCTTATTTGATGATGCTCTTTATGAAGCTGCTAAGATCATATTTGCTTTCATTTCTAACTGGGCAAAATTGGCTTGTACCCTCGTTAAACTAAAGCAGTTTCAGGGTGCCGTTGATGCAGCTCGTAAGGCAAATAGCTCAAAGACATGGAAGGAAGTTTGTTTTGCTTGTGTGGATGCTGAGGAGTTCCGCTTGGCACAAATATGTGGTCTGAATATAATTATCCAG GTGGATGACCTGGAAGAGGTCAGTGACTATTATCAGAACAGAGGCTGCTTTAATGAGTTAATTTCTCTCATGGAAAGTGGCCTTGGTTTAGAACGTGCGCATATGGGCATCTTTACAGAGCTGGGAGTCTTATATGCTAGATATAGGCCAGAGAAACTTATGGAGCACATTAAACTTTTCTCAACTCGATTGAACATTCCCAAGCTTATCCGTGTTTGTGATGAGCAACATCACTGGAAAGAGCTTACATATTTGTATATTCAGTATGATGAATTTGATAATGCAGCAACAACTATAATGAACCATTCTCCAGATGCCTGGGATCATATGCAGTTCAAAGATGTTATTGTTAAAGTTGCAAATGTTGAGCTATATTACAAGGCTGTGCATTTCTACCTGCAAGAACATCCCGACCTCATTAATGATGTTCTCCATGTGCTTGCACTTCGTGTGGACCACACACGTGTCGTGGATATTATGCGAAAG GCTGGTTACTTGCATATAGTGAAGCCATATATGGTTGCAGTTCAAAGTAACAATGTAGCTGCTGTTAATGAAGCactgaatgaaatctatgttGAGGaggaagactatgatagattacGTGAATCAGTTGACTTGCATGATAACTTTGATCAGATAGGACTTGCACAGAGG ATTGAAAAGCATGAGCTTCTTGAGATGAGGAGGATTGCAGCATACATTTACAAGAAAGCTGGGAGATGGAAGCAGTCAATTGCATTGTCCAAGAAGGACAACCTTTACAAGGATGCCATGGAGACATGTTCACAATCTGGTGACCGTGAACTTTCTGAAGAATTGCTTGTTTATTTTATTGAACAG GGAAAGAAGGAATGCTTTGCCTCGTGTCTCTTCATTTGTTATGACTTGATCCGTCCTGATGTTGCCCTTGAACTGGCCTGGATGAACAACATGATTGATTTTGCCTTTCCATACCTTTTACAG TTTATTCGCGAGTACACTAGTAAAGTTGATGATCTTGTGAAGGATAAGATTGAGGCACAAAATGAAGTTAAATctaaagaaaaggaagagaaggatTTGGTTGCACAGCAG AATATGTATGCACAGTTGCTGCCTCTTGCTCTACCAGCACCACCTATGCCCGGTATGGGAGCACCGAGCATGGGTGGATCTTATCCAGTTCCACCACCAATGCCCGGTATGGGAATGCCTCCAATGCCACCATTTGGCATGCCTCCTATGGGGAGCTACTGA
- the LOC135599116 gene encoding clathrin heavy chain 1-like isoform X1, whose translation MAAANAPIVMREVLTLPSIGINSQFITFTHVTMESDKYICVRETSPQNSVVIVDMNMPMQPLRRPITADSALMNPNSRILALKAQIPGTTQDHLQVFNIEAKTKIKSHQMPEQVVFWKWITPKMLGLVTQTSVYHWSIEGESEPVKMFDRAANLTNNQIINYKCDPTEKWLVLIGIAPGVPERPQLVKGNMQLFSVEQQRSQALEAHAASFASFKVVGNEKPSILICFASKTSNAGQISSKLHIIELGAQPGKPGFTKKQADLFFPPDFADDFPVAMQISQKYSLIYVITKLGLLFVYDLDTATAVYRNRISPDPIFLTTEASNVGGFYAVNRRGQVLLATVNEATIVPFVSGQLNNLELAVNLAKRGNLPGAENLVVQRFQELFSQTKYKEAAELAAESPQGILRTPETVAKFQSVPVQAGQTPPLLQYFGTLLTKGKLNAFESLELSRLVVNQNKKNLLENWLAEDKLECSEELGDLVKTVDNDLALKIYIKARATPKVVAAFAERREFDKILIYSNQVGYTPDYLFLLQTILRSDPQAAVNFALMMSQMEGGCPVDYNTITDLFLQRNMIREATRFLLDVLKPNLPEHAFLQTKVLEINLVTYPNVADAILANGMFSHYDRPRIAQLCEKAGLYVRALQVGYAAENNFRQVFVLHIIKQLYIILQHYTELPDIKRVIVNTQAIEPQALVEFFGTLSKEWALECMKDLLLVNLRGNLQIIVQTAKEYSEQLGVDACIKLFEQFKSYEGLYFFLGSYLSSSEDSDIHFKYIEAAAKTGQLKEVERVTRESNFYDPEKTKNFLMEAKLPDARPLINVCDRFGFVPDLTHYLYTNNMLRYIEGYVQKVNPGNAPLVVGQLLDDECPEDFIKGLILSVRSLLPVEPLVAECEKRNRLRLLTQFLEHLVSEGSQDVHVHNALGKIIIDSNNNPEHFLTTNPYYDSRVVGKYCEKRDPTLAVVAYRRGQCDDELINVTNKNSLFKLQARYVVERMDADLWEKVLQPENEYRRQLIDQVVSTALPESKSPEQVSAAVKAFMTADLPHELIELLEKIVLQNSAFSGNFNLQNLLILTAIKADPPRVMDYINRLDNFDGPAVGEVAVEAQLYEEAFAIFKKFNLNVQAVNVLLDNIQSIERAVEFAFRVEEDAVWSQVAKAQLREGLVSDAIESFIRADDETQFHDVIRAAEDANVYHDLVKYLLMVRQKVKEPKVDGELIFAYAKIDRLGEIEEFILMPNVANLQNVGDRLFDDALYEAAKIIFAFISNWAKLACTLVKLKQFQGAVDAARKANSSKTWKEVCFACVDAEEFRLAQICGLNIIIQVDDLEEVSDYYQNRGCFNELISLMESGLGLERAHMGIFTELGVLYARYRPEKLMEHIKLFSTRLNIPKLIRVCDEQHHWKELTYLYIQYDEFDNAATTIMNHSPDAWDHMQFKDVIVKVANVELYYKAVHFYLQEHPDLINDVLHVLALRVDHTRVVDIMRKAGYLHIVKPYMVAVQSNNVAAVNEALNEIYVEEEDYDRLRESVDLHDNFDQIGLAQRIEKHELLEMRRIAAYIYKKAGRWKQSIALSKKDNLYKDAMETCSQSGDRELSEELLVYFIEQGKKECFASCLFICYDLIRPDVALELAWMNNMIDFAFPYLLQFIREYTSKVDDLVKDKIEAQNEVKSKEKEEKDLVAQQNMYAQLLPLALPAPPMPGMGAPSMGGSYPVPPPMPGMGMPPMPPFGMPPMGSY comes from the exons ATGGCCGCTGCCAACGCCCCAATCGTGATGCGGGAGGTCCTGACG CTTCCGAGCATCGGGATCAATTCTCAGTTCATCACGTTTACGCACGTTACGATGGAATCGGATAAGTATATATGCGTCAGGGAGACCTCTCCGCAGAATAGCGTGGTTATTGTCGATATGAACATGCCCATGCAGCCGTTGAGGAGACCAATCACTGCTGACTCTGCTTTGATGAATCCCAACAGCAGGATTCTTGCTCTCAAGG CTCAAATACCTGGAACCACTCAGGATCACTTGCAGGTATTCAATATTGAGGCAAAGACTAAAATTAAATCTCATCAGATGCCTGAGCAG GTGGTCTTTTGGAAGTGGATCACCCCAAAGATGTTGGGTCTGGTTACGCAAACTTCAGTCTATCATTGGTCAATAGAAG GTGAATCAGAGCCTGTTAAAATGTTTGATAGGGCTGCTAATTTGACAaacaatcaaatcattaactacaAGTGTGATCCCACTGAGAAATGGCTGGTTCTTATTGGAATTGCACCAGGTGTTCCAGAG AGACCACAACTGGTTAAAGGCAATATGCAGCTTTTTTCTGTGGAGCAGCAGCGCAGTCAGGCACTTGAGGCACATGCAGCATCCTTCGCATCATTTAAG GTGGTTGGGAATGAGAAACCATCCATTCTTATTTGTTTTGCCTCAAAGACAAGTAATGCTGGACAAATTAGTTCAAAGTTGCATATTATTGAACTAGGAGCCCAACCAG GAAAACCAGGTTTCACAAAGAAACAAGCAGATCTGTTCTTCCCACCAGATTTTGCAGATGACTTTCCTGTGGCAATGCAG ATCTCCCAAAAGTACAGTTTGATATACGTCATCACAAAGCTTGGCCTGTTGTTTGTGTATGATCTGGACACAGCAACAGCAGTTTACAGAAATCGAATTAGTCCAGATCCTATATTTCTTACAACAGAGGCTTCAAATGTGGGTGGCTTTTATGCAGTCAATAGGAGGGGCCAGGTTCTTCTGGCTACTGTCAATGAAGCAACCATTGTGCCATTTGTTAGTGGCCAA TTGAACAATCTTGAGCTTGCTGTTAACCTTGCCAAACGAGGGAACCTTCCTGGAGCAGAGAATTTG GTTGTGCAAAGATTCCAAGAACTATTTTCCCAGACAAAGTATAAGGAAGCTGCTGAGCTTGCTGCAGAATCTCCGCAAGGCATTCTTCGAACTCCAGAGACTGTTGCAAAGTTTCAG AGTGTTCCAGTTCAAGCTGGGCAAACACCACCACTGTTGCAGTATTTTGGAACATTATTAACAAAAGGAAAGCTTAATGCTTTTGAGTCTTTGGAGCTATCTCGCCTTGTTGTGAACCAGAACAAAAAGAATCTACTGGAAAATTGGTTGGCTGAAGACAAGCTTGAGTGCAGTGAAGAACTTGGGGATCTTGTGAAG ACCGTGGACAATGATCTTGCACTGAAAATCTATATAAAAGCAAGGGCTACTCCTAAAGTTGTTGCTGCTTTTGCGGAAAGAAGGGAGTTTGATAAGATTCTTATTTACTCAAATCAG GTTGGCTACACGCCAGATTATCTCTTCCTTCTGCAGACCATTCTGAGGTCAGATCCTCAG GCAGCAGTTAATTTTGCTCTAATGATGTCACAAATGGAGGGAGGCTGCCCAGTGGATTACAATACAATTACTGATCTTTTTCTTCAG AGAAATATGATTCGAGAGGCAACAAGGTTCCTGTTAGATGTCCTGAAGCCCAATCTTCCTGAGCATGCTTTTCTCCAAACCAAG GTTTTAGAGATCAATTTGGTGACATATCCAAATGTTGCAGATGCGATATTGGCTAATGGAATGTTCAGTCACTATGATCGCCCTAGGATTGCTCAGTTATGTGAAAAGGCTGGTTTATATGTGCGAGCTCTTCAGGTAGGATATGCTGCAGAGAATAATTTCAGGCAAGTTTTTGTGTTGCATATTATTAAACAATTGTACATTATTCTGCAGCATTACACAGAGTTGCCTGATATAAAACGTGTCATCGTGAACACTCAAGCCATTGAGCCACAG GCACTTGTCGAGTTCTTTGGGACACTTTCCAAGGAATGGGCACTGGAGTGTATGAAGGATCTTTTGCTTGTTAATTTGAGAGGCAACCTTCAGATAATTGTGCAG ACTGCCAAAGAATATTCTGAGCAGTTAGGTGTGGATGCCTGCATAaaactatttgagcaatttaagtCTTATGAAGGCCTTTACTTCTTTTTGGGATCTTATTTAAGCTCCAG TGAGGATTCTGATATACACTTCAAGTATATCGAGGCTGCAGCAAAAACTGGACAGTTAAAAGAAGTTGAACGTGTAACAAGGGAATCTAACTTCTATGATCCCGAAAAAACAAAGAATTTCCTGATGGAAGCCAAACTTCCAGATGCAAGACCCCTGATCAATGTTTGTGACCGTTTTGGTTTTGTTCCAGACTTGACTCACTATTTATATACGAACAACATGCTTCGATATATTGAAGGCTATGTACAAAAG GTAAATCCAGGAAATGCTCCGTTGGTTGTCGGGCAGTTGCTAGATGATGAATGTCCTGAAGATTTTATTAAAGGTCTGATTCTTTCCGTCCGTTCTCTCCTGCCAGTTGAACCTCTTGTGGCTGAGTGTGAGAAAAG GAATCGTCTGCGGTTGCTCACACAATTTCTGGAACATCTTGTCAGCGAAGGGAGCCAGGATGTGCATGTCCATAATGCACTGGGAAAGATTATCATAGACAGCAATAATAATCCAGAGCATTTTCTAACTACTAATCCATACTATGATTCACGTGTTGTTGGTAAATATTGTGAAAAGCGGGACCCTACTCTTGCAGTTGTTGCATACAGACGAGGTCAATGTGATGATGAACTAATAAATGTCACTAACAAAAATTCACTGTTCAAATTGCAAGCCAG ATATGTTGTCGAGAGGATGGATGCCGATTTATGGGAGAAAGTCCTCCAACCAGAAAATGAATACAGAAGACAACTCATTGATCAAGTTGTTTCGACTGCTTTGCCTGAGAGCAAGAGCCCTGAGCAAGTCTCTGCTGCTGTTAAAGCTTTCATGACCGCTGATCTTCCACATGAACTTATTGAACTACTTGAGAAGATTGTGCTACAGAATTCTGCCTTCAGTGGGAATTTCAATCTGCAAAACCTGCTGATATTAACAGCTATTAAAGCAGATCCACCTAGGGTCATGGATTACATTAATAGATTAGACAATTTTGATGGCCCAGCAGTTGGTGAGGTAGCAGTTGAAGCACAATTATATGAAGAAGCCTTTGCCATCTTCAAGAAATTCAACTTAAATGTGCAGGCTGTCAATGTCCTTCTGGACAACATCCAAAGCATAGAGCGGGCTGTAGAATTTGCTTTCCGTGTTGAGGAAGATGCTGTATGGAGCCAGGTTGCAAAAGCTCAGTTACGGGAAGGGTTAGTAAGTGATGCAATTGAGTCATTCATTCGTGCAGATGATGAAACACAGTTCCATGATGTTATTCGGGCTGCTGAAGATGCTAATGTTTACCATGACTTGGTGAAGTACTTGTTGATGGTGAGGCAAAAGGTTAAAGAGCCGAAAGTGGATGGTGAACTGATATTTGCATATGCTAAGATTGATAGGCTAGGTGAAATTGAGGAGTTCATTCTAATGCCAAATGTTGCTAATCTTCAAAACGTCGGCGACCGCTTATTTGATGATGCTCTTTATGAAGCTGCTAAGATCATATTTGCTTTCATTTCTAACTGGGCAAAATTGGCTTGTACCCTCGTTAAACTAAAGCAGTTTCAGGGTGCCGTTGATGCAGCTCGTAAGGCAAATAGCTCAAAGACATGGAAGGAAGTTTGTTTTGCTTGTGTGGATGCTGAGGAGTTCCGCTTGGCACAAATATGTGGTCTGAATATAATTATCCAG GTGGATGACCTGGAAGAGGTCAGTGACTATTATCAGAACAGAGGCTGCTTTAATGAGTTAATTTCTCTCATGGAAAGTGGCCTTGGTTTAGAACGTGCGCATATGGGCATCTTTACAGAGCTGGGAGTCTTATATGCTAGATATAGGCCAGAGAAACTTATGGAGCACATTAAACTTTTCTCAACTCGATTGAACATTCCCAAGCTTATCCGTGTTTGTGATGAGCAACATCACTGGAAAGAGCTTACATATTTGTATATTCAGTATGATGAATTTGATAATGCAGCAACAACTATAATGAACCATTCTCCAGATGCCTGGGATCATATGCAGTTCAAAGATGTTATTGTTAAAGTTGCAAATGTTGAGCTATATTACAAGGCTGTGCATTTCTACCTGCAAGAACATCCCGACCTCATTAATGATGTTCTCCATGTGCTTGCACTTCGTGTGGACCACACACGTGTCGTGGATATTATGCGAAAG GCTGGTTACTTGCATATAGTGAAGCCATATATGGTTGCAGTTCAAAGTAACAATGTAGCTGCTGTTAATGAAGCactgaatgaaatctatgttGAGGaggaagactatgatagattacGTGAATCAGTTGACTTGCATGATAACTTTGATCAGATAGGACTTGCACAGAGG ATTGAAAAGCATGAGCTTCTTGAGATGAGGAGGATTGCAGCATACATTTACAAGAAAGCTGGGAGATGGAAGCAGTCAATTGCATTGTCCAAGAAGGACAACCTTTACAAGGATGCCATGGAGACATGTTCACAATCTGGTGACCGTGAACTTTCTGAAGAATTGCTTGTTTATTTTATTGAACAG GGAAAGAAGGAATGCTTTGCCTCGTGTCTCTTCATTTGTTATGACTTGATCCGTCCTGATGTTGCCCTTGAACTGGCCTGGATGAACAACATGATTGATTTTGCCTTTCCATACCTTTTACAG TTTATTCGCGAGTACACTAGTAAAGTTGATGATCTTGTGAAGGATAAGATTGAGGCACAAAATGAAGTTAAATctaaagaaaaggaagagaaggatTTGGTTGCACAGCAG AATATGTATGCACAGTTGCTGCCTCTTGCTCTACCAGCACCACCTATGCCCGGTATGGGAGCACCGAGCATGGGTGGATCTTATCCAGTTCCACCACCAATGCCCGGTATGGGAATGCCTCCAATGCCACCATTTGGCATGCCTCCTATGGGGAGCTACTGA